The segment CTTTTCTACCTGGTGGGTAGAAAACAGATGAAACAAATCCTCACTCACTTGGATAATTTAAAAGAACAGGCCTACTTCGTAGTGCATGTGTAGAATTTTATATTCAAGGTTAACGCTCCTGCAGAGTTAACAACAGTGTGTACTCTCCTCTGCAATAACCTGTGTGCGGTGCACTGCAGTGTCTGACAAATGGCTGCTACACTATCACTGGATCGGACCTGACAAAATGGTGGATTCTGGCTTGGAATGAAGCTGCAGTAAGTCTGTGGCTGTGGAAAGAGgagtcttgttgttgttgtgatatGTCAGTGCACAGCAGAGTGGGGCAGCCAGAGCAGGagtgtggatggatggaggaatAGAGAGTGGGAGGGGCAGAGGGTTTTGTGCTTGGCGCAGTTCAGTGGCCAGTGATACCATTTCTAATCTGAGATACACAGTTTAAGAAACATCTATTGCTATTCAAGTGTCAACTGTTTGTGACCTCGGTATAACATCCTGAAGCGAACAGACAATACAGTCTGTTTCTTGATGGGCTGATGTACTAAAGAAAATGGATTCATGTCCCTTTCTTTGTGCGCAGCATTTCAATTTCTTTCTGCGCCAGTCACTTGGGGAGGCATTAGCACTCTACTAGTGTTTTTATCTCTGCGCTGCAATACATTTGCTGAATCTCTGATTGTGTGATCTTGTAAAGCCCATTTAATCCGACCATGTTGTAACCAAATGCTATGGCCTCTATGGCAGTTACAAGCAATCAATAGTTTTTCCATCCTTAAAGAATATTTCACTGCTCACACAAAACCTTTTTAATATCCATCAATCACAAAAGCTAGTGCAtgaaaggtttctgtaccaTTTGTATACTGTACTAACTGTAATTTAACGCTGGTTTTGACAGACTGTCCCGTGACTTCAGCCAGCTCCAGTCACCATGGGTAAGGAGAAACTCCACATCAACATAGTCGTGATCGGCCATGTGGACTCCGGGAAGTCCACTACCACGGGCCACCTGATCTACAAGTGTGGGGGCATCGACAAGAGAACCATCGAGAAGTTTGAAAAGGAagctgctgaggtaagaagatGCGGGCAAGCAAAAGACGCCTTCAAGTAATGTCTTTCCTCAAGATCAGGACCCCGCATCTCTGACGATAAGATAAAAACTATACCAACTATGAACAAATTAATATCTGTTACTTGTTTCTCAGATGGGGAAGGGGTCGTTCAAGTACGCCTGGGTGCTGGACAAGCTGAAGGCAGAAAGGGAGCGCGGCATTACCATTGACATTTCACTGTGGAAATTTGAAACCAGCAAGTACTATGTGACCATCATCGATGCCCCGGGTCATAGGGACTTCATCAAGAACATGATCACTGGGACCTCCCAGGTCTGTAACATGAGCCGTTCTGTGTCCATTTGTATGCCTCTGTGCTTTTAGAGAGAGAACCAGTGTTACATTTGCTTTTTGACTCACCATGACGTCTTCTACTAAATGAATGAGTGCAATGGTCAAAGCCGCCGTAGATCTATCAATACTAATGTTTTACCTACTGCGTCTTCAGGCAGATTGTGCTGTGCTGATTGTGGCAGCCGGCGTGGGAGAGTTCGAGGCAGGTATTTCCAAGAACGGACAGACCCGTGAGCATGCCCTCCTAGCCTACACTCTGGGAGTAAAGCAGCTCATTGTGGGAATCAACAAGATGGACTCCACCGAGCCAAACTATAGCCAGAAGCGTTATGAGGAAATTGTGAAGGAAGTGAGCACCTACATCAAGAAGATTGGCTACAATCCAGACACTGTTGCCTTTGTACCCATTTCAGGCTGGAATGGAGACAACATGCTTGAGCCCAGCCCCAATGTAAGTAAAACACATAGATTTGTAATGCGAATGTTATAGGAATTAATAAGATGTTTGTGCCAGGAGTTCCACCATGAACCAGGTTAACCAGTTAATCAGAGCAGCTAAAGACTGTGAATAGCCCTTTTCCCTAGCAATTACCATAGGAGTGCCCTTGTGCAAGTTATTCAAAGCAGCTCCATTTAACTATTGCCCAACATGTGGCAGCTACAGGACAATGTAAATGCAGTAGCACATGTATCACAAgtgcttttatttgcttataTGTTTCAATGATCACAGTctcattttaataaataatatatggaGCTGATGGAGCTATTTAGGCAACATTAGTTACCTAAAAACATACAGCAGCTAAAAAACAATCCAACAAGTTGTTCTCTTTTACTATGACCGTAAGGCTTAAAAACTCTTAACTGACAATAACTATAAAAGATGTATAATGTGGGACATTATCTTCTCTCTAGATGACATGGTTTAAGGGGTGGAAGATCACTAGGAAAGAAGGCAATGCATCAGGGACCACACTTCTGGAGGCTCTAGATGCCATCCAGTCCCCCAGCCGTCCAACAGACAAACCTCTACGTCTGCCCCTGCAGGATGTCTACAAGATAGGAGGCATGTAGTGCTGCCAAactgataaaatataaatgctgTGGGAATAGGGGATAGTGTGGTACTGTAAAATAGACTCTTGAAAAATGGCATATGAAACACCTCTTGGTCAGTCagatttttgcattttattgccaGTATAGGTCTAAAATACTTTTATGTTCACTTCACTGTCATTTATTGAATGTTCTCTGTGCTTAACAAATTCCCAGGTATTGGAACAGTGCCTGTAGGCCGTGTGGAAACGGGCATACTAAAGCCTGGAATGGTGGTGACATTTGCCCCTGTCAATGTGACTACTGAGGTGAAGTCTGTGGAGATGCACCATGAGGCGCTGACTGAGGCCCTCCCTGGCGACAATGTGGGCTTTAACGTCAAGAATGTGTCAGTCAAGGACGTTCGCCGTGGGAATGTGGCTGGTGATAGCAAGAACGACCCACCGCAGGAAGCTGCCAACTTCACTGCTCAGGTAGTCATTGCGAGGGATCCATTTATAGAAATGAAACATAAGCATGCATTAACACAGTCAGATCTATTTATAGTTTTAAGAAACATTTGTTAGAAAATCTATTTTCACGCTTCTCACAAAAAAAACTCTGATTCTCACTTTAGCCCCAACAGATTGTCACGCTTCAAGATCATCAAATTTCCTGACACACACAGCGAGTGTTGATTTGTTTGGTTCAAACTGACACAGAGGGACTACAGCAATGATCACTGAACTTAATCACTAAATCTTTGCAGTAAACTTTGACATAAATAACATTTCTATTAATAAGCTATCTATGTTGTCTTTTTGCTTTGTAGGTGATCATCCTTAACCACCCAGGCCAGATCAGTGCTGGTTATGCTCCTGTGCTGGACTGTCACACTGCTCACATCGCCTGCAAGTTTGCAGAGCTCAAGGAAAAGATTGATCGCCGCTCTGGCAAGAAGCTCGAGGACAACCCCAAATCCCTCAAGTCTGGAGATGCTGCCATTGTGGATATGATTCCTGGCAAGCCAATGTGTGTTGAGAGCTTCTCTGAGTACCCTCCACTTGGTAAGTTGAAGTGTAGAAGATCATCTGAATTTCAATAGCTTCGCCCACACACTTTCCCCCCCATCAAAGACATTTGTGACTCCACTGTAAGTCATACGAGATGAAACCATCACCTAAAATATGTATCTTTACTCCTCTTCACTTTGCAGGTCGTTTTGCGGTGCGTGACATGCGTCAGACTGTGGCTGTCGGCGTGATTAAAGGCGTGGAGAAGAAGGTCTCCACCACTGGTAAAGTTACCAAGTCCGCCCAGAAGGCCCAGAGGAACAAATGAATGTTGTGCTACTCTGCCGACCCTAAGGTCACCCAGGGCAGGACATCAGTCATCCAACTTCATCCTACAATTGGCTGCTTCAACTTAATAATCAAAGACTGGTTAATCATCACAATGCATCGCAAAAGCATTCGAAGGAAAGAACAACATTCAGATCTTTAGTCCTTGAGTCGACTCCTGACTCCATTTCAGTGGTTAGATTACCATTACGTACAATATTATGTGAAGCAGGTAGTTTTAAATGTGCACAGTTGATCTAATTCATGACAATAACTTTCTGTGATATTGATAGAGACATTGAGCAATTAGAGGTACTGAAATGTATCACCTCTGTGGAGTGCAGGTACTGGTCACTTTACATGGTATATGTTGTCTTGCTTTTAGTGTTTGTTTGCAACTACACGGTGCTCTGTAGGAGCCTGTGGCAAGAACTATGTTCTTCTGAGTAGTAGATTAGTAGAGCTTAGTGATTTGTTGTGTTTAAGCTTTAAAAAGCACTTAGATCAAATGGTCCAAATGTTTCCTTCCTGAGGGACTCCGAGTAGACCACCTGTTGATTATTAAAGCACTTTGATTGGCATTTTGCTAACTTTGCACTTGCACTGGAGAAACTTAAATTGGCATAAGCTACTGCACCTTACTGTAAGATGGCATGAGCCTCTTTGCAACATTAAACATGTTTCAACCAAAATATTGGGCTGTGATGTTAAATCATTTTCTCTAAGTCTGCCACAAAGAGGAGACTGGGCAACATGTGCCTTAAACTTTGCAATCTTATAAGACAAGTCAGACAAAAATCAGAGCATCCTTACAATACACACTTCTGTCCACAAGATGTAGCTGTCTATGTAGGAATAAAACAGGAATTGATTGTCAATGATTTTCAAACTAATTGTAAGAAGATCATAGGAACAATATTTTCCAGGAAAACTCAGTTCTTTAATCTATCATGGCACACACAATGTCTGAATAGCAGTTTACCTCAAATGTTCAAACATCTAAAAGGGCAGTCTGCCAAGCAGATGAGGGGTGTGTTCTCATACCATTACCGGAAACACTTTTGAGTATATAACTGGCTGAGCAGTTTCATTCCATTTATTGCACGATCATGACTGGTAGAGGGAGACAACGCAAGGCAAAGAGTCCTGACACTAAATGTGGCAAGACTAAAACTAGACCGGAGGAAATTAAACAAGAACTTCTGCCCAGATGTCCAAGGAAAAACTTTAAAGAAGAGATGCAGAATGGCATGACAAAGGAACAGAAACCAAATGAGCAGAAAAGAGCAAACCACACTGAAGAGACACCATCTGTACAGAGCACACGGAAAGACAAGACCACAAAACATTTCACAGAAGCTCCAATAGAAGGCACTAATGCCAAAACCTGTGCTAGCAGGACCAAAACCACAGAAGAGGAGATAAAGACGCAGACACCAAACGATACCACAAAGGATTCTCTAAAGAccacaaaagcaaaaacatgtggTGGGAAGGCCAAATCGCCAGAACAATTTTCAGAGGAGATGACAAAGATGCAGCTAAAGACACCGAAGGACACCACAAAGGCTTCTATAAAGACCACAAAAGCAAAAGCATGTGCTGGCAAAGCTAGCACAGCGGCTGGCAAAGAAGCTCTACATTGCTTCAAAGAGGAGACAACCAAGTTGAATCCAGAAACATGTAAGGACACCACAAAGACTTGTGTACCCCAAGACATGTGTAAAGACAAAGCTGCAGTGGACTCTCTCCTCCACGCAACTCTTGAAAAATTGAAGATTAAGAAGAATGAAAAAGCAGATGCAGCAGAAGCcatcaacaaaataataacaaatatcgTCATGCATTTGAAACAGAACACTCAGTGCTTTAAAGAAGTAGAAGAGCCATTACATACTGGAAGCTACTATGAAAATCTGAAGGTAAGTCACTTTATTCCGAGTTCCCTCAAACAAGTAGAGGGTTCCATCACTTCTTGAGGACAAAGTTAGTGGTCAATACATGATGCGTGGCACTCAGATTAGCAgaactgtactgtactgtgtgtcATATTTGGTATAGTACTCTCAACAGTTATGTTATTGTATAATTGGTGTATTACACAGTGACAATTTTGTCTATACAGATTTCTAATCCTGATGAATTTGATGTCATGCTGCCCGTTCCTGTTAACCGAGTGAACATTCAACCATTTGGAGATGATGGAGCCTTTTACAGTGTGGCATTAAAACGTGGCAGCTCTCTGCAAAAATTTCAAGAGGACAGCACTTTGTCCGCCAGTATGATGCTCAAGGAGTTCAGGGAAGAAGTGAAGAAAAGTGTCAAGACATTTACAGGTGAGTGCCAAAATGAGGACGTTTTAATTGTTGGGGAATGGGCAGAGTTGGTCAAATGCAGTTTGGAAACCAGTCACTGTAACTGGCAGGGACAAAATGCCCTTCCCTGTGATCAAAGTAGCAACAGCAATGCTCTAAagtcattttctgtctgtacaCTAACTTGACCCTTTTGTCTTAAAGGGGAAAATGTCAGTGTTCAATGAAAACATCCAAAAATCTTAAAGAAAATGACAATACGTATAGAGAACATTTAGAttctgtttcttgtttgttCTTTCAGAATGGGaggtggaaaaaaagaaaaaaggctgCCCTGCAGTGACCCTGATCACAAAACTACAATCAGTCACCATTTCACTGGATGTTGTTCTCTGTCTCGTGGTTAAATCGAGCTGGCCATCATTCACCAAAGACGGCCTTAAAATAGAGGGCTGGCTGGGATCTAAAGTAAAGCAGGAACACAAGCGAAAGCCATATTATCTTGTCCCAAAATATGAAGGCAGAGGAACAGTGGAAAATGATGGGGTCCCTGCTAAGAGTAAGTACCTTCTCTCAATTGGTGAACCAAAATCAGATTGTGATTTAAAGAAATCATCAACAGGCTGTTTTACACactaaataaaacatgtcaaGGAGTACAAACCACATTTATTGTGTCAGCAATTTCACATCTTCAAGTTACATAAACCCTTTTTGGGGGCTTTCACATGAGCTGTTTCACGAATGACTAGAAAAAAGGGAAGCTTCAAATTCCCTGTCCTTTGTTTGTGTCTTCTATAACACGCAGATAGTTGGCGGGTTTCATTCTCTCATATTGAGAAGGCCATACTGAAGAATCATGGATCGGAGAAGACATGCTGCGAAAAAGGCGGAGAACGCTGCTGCAGGTTAGATTTCAACAAGTGTGTTCCAAACAAagtattgattttcttttatcaATGTCATCTAATTTTCATCACacagaaaatagaaagaaatgTAACTAAAATGTTCTGAATATAACTATTGTCTGTTCCTTTCTCTTTACATACAGGAAGGACTGTTTGAAGCTCCTAAAGCACCTTCTGAGTCTGCTGAAGGAAAAAGACTCTTCATTTGACAAGTTCTGCTCCTACCACGCCAAGACAACGCTCTTACATGCCTGCTGCTCTAGAAATAAAGACAGTGATTGGAGGGCCTCAAGTCTTAGTCACTGTTTTCAGCTGCTCCTGCAGGACTTTGTAGCCTCTCTAAAAGTTTGTTTCCTCCCCAACTTCTTCATACCATCTCAGAACCTGCTCTCCGGTTGTAGCCAGAAGAGATGCAAAAACCTGGCTCGTTGTATCAGGGAGGAAGGTGACAACGGCTTTCCCATTTTCAGTGTGTGAAGTGTTTGTCTTGACTATTGGTGTTTGAAACATCCTTTAAGTAAAAATTGGGCAACTAAGCCAGAGTAATCTTTCAAGGAATTAAAGTATAATAAAAATGGCATTCATGTGTAATGTTTTCATTCCTGTGCGTACTAAATTAATTCTCTCTTATTTCTTctcatttattgtttatttaaatacgTTGCAACATCACAGAGAGAAATGCTACATTTaagccaaagaaaaaaataaaaagacaatgaaTATGTCAATTAGTAACCTTATTAGTAATcttaaatgataaatgaataacttcatgttaaaaaaataattgtagtgtttctatttatgtatttgcattttatctCATTCTAAATGTAACACTAATaaagtcaattaatcaattcattAAATGCctctatttctttattcatAATAACTGAACAGCCCTGTGATGGACTTGCgacctgttcagggtgtacTGGATAATGGATTGATGGTCTATAATTGTTCCTGTGCCACACTCAACTCAATAGGAAATACTACAAAATGACACTCCCCCACAACAGCTTTAAATAATATGTATTCAAAAGCATTAAATGGATCCAATTGCACTCAGGTTATAGTAGAGAATGTACAACATTTCAACTTCTGTCcaagtctgaaaaaaaaaggacCTTCTACTGGAGGAATGGGCTAGAGTATGACACATTGTCATACATAGTGATGTAATGAAGCATGCATTATTGATTGACCTGATTCCTTTATTTGGAAGCATAATTTCACGACTTTTGCTTTACTACACATACAACCAATACCACAGCCAAACATCTATTGTCATGAGTTAGTCAGTGTTACCCTGTAGTATCACAAATGCCAAATTACACTGAAAAAaactataaacacttttgtttttgcccccattcatcatgagctgaactcaaagatctaagattttaagtacacaaaaggcctttttctctcaattattgttcacaaatcttgTCAAAATCTGCATTAgggagcacttctcctttgccaaaaTATTCCATCCTTTTATTGTAGGAAGTCTATTGTTAGATCTGACCTTTTTCCTTCAGTTCATCAAGTCAACACAAAAGACTCATCTTGGTATGATATGTGCATGGCATCTTACCTGAGGCTGAGGTAATGGGCATCCATTCACATCACAGAAGACCGCCAGCCCAATCTGTTTAATTtggaaatatgaaaagaaacatgACCAGCTTATAGTAGTATCTCTTCATTTCAGTGGAGAAAGGAAAACACGTAAAAGACTCTAACTGGTGGAAACTTCTTCAATTTATTTTGACTTGGTTACAAAAAAATCAACCTACATGACTTCAATTACATTTGATCTTTTGTCTGCTATGCAacaaagcagtaaaaaaaaactggtaATAGGTTTCTTACAATGCAAGTTCCAAGTAGAGTGAGCTGATTTTCATATTGTGTGGAAATTAATGGAAACCAATGGTTGCCTGGAGGCTACGCAATGCACATTCAAAGGCTAAATCAAAGCTTCAGAAAATAATGAACAGTAATgttattctttttaaatgatttgtagtaaatgggctaaaaacactgaaaatgaacCCAACAAAATGTATCTTGTAGTTGTTAAGACATAACAATCAGCTTAAGTATTAAGCCTAATCACCACATCATCATCAGAACTACTGTGATATTTATTAAGATCTGGATAAACAGGGAGATTCAAAAGAATTTTGGTGCCTTTAAAGTCCTcctaaaaacaaatgaattatAACTATAGTGAAAGTATTTATTAAGACAACCACCCCCAAAATAAGTTCACATGGCAATAATTGTTATGTCCGCTTAAATTTCCACAAGGTTAATCCAACAACCTCAGAAAAGGTATTTCTTCCAAAGCCTGCATAGTCCAAATGATTTCCCCAAAAGGAATACATGTCCTCCCCTCATAATGCAAAAATACAACCACCCCACCTCCTTTGCTAACTTTTGTTTTCCTCTAAGACTCCTTCTCAGAAGTG is part of the Micropterus dolomieu isolate WLL.071019.BEF.003 ecotype Adirondacks linkage group LG15, ASM2129224v1, whole genome shotgun sequence genome and harbors:
- the cgasa gene encoding cyclic GMP-AMP synthase — encoded protein: MTGRGRQRKAKSPDTKCGKTKTRPEEIKQELLPRCPRKNFKEEMQNGMTKEQKPNEQKRANHTEETPSVQSTRKDKTTKHFTEAPIEGTNAKTCASRTKTTEEEIKTQTPNDTTKDSLKTTKAKTCGGKAKSPEQFSEEMTKMQLKTPKDTTKASIKTTKAKACAGKASTAAGKEALHCFKEETTKLNPETCKDTTKTCVPQDMCKDKAAVDSLLHATLEKLKIKKNEKADAAEAINKIITNIVMHLKQNTQCFKEVEEPLHTGSYYENLKISNPDEFDVMLPVPVNRVNIQPFGDDGAFYSVALKRGSSLQKFQEDSTLSASMMLKEFREEVKKSVKTFTEWEVEKKKKGCPAVTLITKLQSVTISLDVVLCLVVKSSWPSFTKDGLKIEGWLGSKVKQEHKRKPYYLVPKYEGRGTVENDGVPAKNSWRVSFSHIEKAILKNHGSEKTCCEKGGERCCRKDCLKLLKHLLSLLKEKDSSFDKFCSYHAKTTLLHACCSRNKDSDWRASSLSHCFQLLLQDFVASLKVCFLPNFFIPSQNLLSGCSQKRCKNLARCIREEGDNGFPIFSV
- the LOC123984573 gene encoding elongation factor 1-alpha, somatic form; protein product: MGKEKLHINIVVIGHVDSGKSTTTGHLIYKCGGIDKRTIEKFEKEAAEMGKGSFKYAWVLDKLKAERERGITIDISLWKFETSKYYVTIIDAPGHRDFIKNMITGTSQADCAVLIVAAGVGEFEAGISKNGQTREHALLAYTLGVKQLIVGINKMDSTEPNYSQKRYEEIVKEVSTYIKKIGYNPDTVAFVPISGWNGDNMLEPSPNMTWFKGWKITRKEGNASGTTLLEALDAIQSPSRPTDKPLRLPLQDVYKIGGIGTVPVGRVETGILKPGMVVTFAPVNVTTEVKSVEMHHEALTEALPGDNVGFNVKNVSVKDVRRGNVAGDSKNDPPQEAANFTAQVIILNHPGQISAGYAPVLDCHTAHIACKFAELKEKIDRRSGKKLEDNPKSLKSGDAAIVDMIPGKPMCVESFSEYPPLGRFAVRDMRQTVAVGVIKGVEKKVSTTGKVTKSAQKAQRNK